A window of Terriglobia bacterium contains these coding sequences:
- a CDS encoding glycoside hydrolase, which translates to MGRLRWLVMMLCVGAPLVGQQFSPSLYQEMRWRMIGPFRAGRTVAATGIPGKQNVFYMAVNNGGAWKSTDFGHTWNPIFDGQPTGSIGALAVAPSNPDIIYIGSGEGLHRPDLATGDGIYKSTDGGKTWQHLGLRDGQQIPVVLVDPHDPNRVFAAVLGHPYGPNPERGVFRSTDGGKTWQKILYKDENTGAIELAFDPKNSQTLYACLWSARRPPWTTGNTFDGPGSGMFKSIDGGNTWQPLTQGLPTWADGLGRIGIGIAPSNPSRMYALVDANPDKGGLYRSDNAGQTWTRVNNENRLWGRGSDFAEVKVDPRNPDEVYVANICSYRSMDGGKNFTAIKGAPGGDDYHRIWINPENPDIILMGVDQGATLTVNGGATWSSWYNQPTAQFYHVITDNQFPYWVYGGQQESGSIGTASRSDYGEITFRDWHTVGTEEYGYVAPDPLNPNIIYGGKVSRYDQTTTQVQDVSPVVLRTGKYRFNRTAPLIFSPVDKHALFLGSNVLFKTTNGGQSWQIVSPDLTRDHPGVPPNLGNYAAGEKTEHRGVIYSIGPSFKDANLIWVGSDDGLIHVTRDGGKTWQNVTPPELTPWSKVAQIEAGHFDTNTCYAAVNRFRLDDLHAYIYRTHDGGETWQKITTGLPDDASVNAVREDPERKGLLFAGTETNIWVSFDDGDHWQSLQLNLPATSMRDLVVHGDDIVVGTHGRSFWILDDITPLRQISAEVAQAQAHLFRPQVAYRVRRSTNTDTPLPPEEPAGQNPPDGAVINYTLKAESGPVTLEIFNPAGTLVRRYTSTDKPEEINPKALNIPTYWVRLPRVLLTSPGMHRWAWNLHYPPPAVLRRQYPISAIAQDTPLWPQGPRALPGEYTVKLTVGGQTFSQPLTVKMDPRVTTPASGLQQQFEMEMKIADALQQDYDALQQVRAMRQQLKELASRAPSLPGSVAADIAALEKNLSALEGAAGGFGRRASSESFAALNDSLATVYEMVDSADAPPTSQAATTLRELQQALATLLLKWTEVKTRDVLALNQQLRGANLGEIGVP; encoded by the coding sequence ATGGGTCGTTTACGCTGGCTGGTGATGATGTTGTGCGTCGGGGCGCCGCTGGTCGGGCAGCAGTTCAGTCCGTCGCTTTACCAGGAGATGCGCTGGCGCATGATCGGGCCGTTCCGCGCCGGTCGCACCGTGGCGGCGACGGGCATTCCCGGAAAACAGAACGTCTTCTACATGGCGGTCAACAACGGCGGAGCGTGGAAGAGCACCGACTTCGGGCACACCTGGAATCCCATCTTCGACGGCCAGCCGACCGGCTCAATCGGCGCGCTGGCGGTGGCGCCGTCGAATCCCGACATCATTTATATCGGCAGCGGCGAAGGTCTGCATCGGCCCGACCTCGCTACCGGCGACGGAATCTACAAGTCCACCGACGGCGGTAAGACTTGGCAGCACCTCGGCCTGCGCGATGGCCAGCAAATTCCCGTGGTGCTGGTGGATCCGCATGATCCCAATCGCGTCTTTGCTGCCGTGCTCGGACATCCCTACGGCCCCAACCCGGAGCGCGGCGTCTTCCGCTCCACTGACGGCGGCAAAACCTGGCAGAAGATTCTCTACAAGGACGAGAACACGGGCGCCATTGAGCTGGCGTTCGATCCCAAGAATTCGCAGACGCTCTATGCGTGCTTATGGTCGGCGCGCCGTCCGCCGTGGACCACCGGCAATACCTTCGACGGCCCGGGCAGCGGGATGTTCAAGTCTATCGACGGCGGCAACACCTGGCAGCCGCTGACGCAGGGACTGCCAACGTGGGCGGACGGTCTGGGCAGAATCGGCATTGGCATCGCGCCCAGCAATCCCAGCCGCATGTATGCGCTGGTGGACGCCAATCCGGACAAGGGCGGCCTCTATCGCTCCGATAACGCCGGTCAGACCTGGACCCGCGTCAACAATGAAAATCGCCTGTGGGGACGCGGCTCCGACTTCGCCGAGGTCAAGGTGGACCCGCGCAATCCCGATGAAGTGTACGTCGCCAACATCTGTAGCTATCGTTCCATGGATGGCGGCAAGAATTTCACCGCCATCAAGGGCGCGCCGGGTGGGGACGACTATCACCGCATCTGGATCAATCCGGAAAATCCCGACATCATCCTGATGGGCGTGGACCAGGGCGCGACCCTCACCGTGAACGGCGGCGCCACCTGGAGTTCCTGGTACAACCAGCCGACGGCGCAGTTCTATCACGTGATTACCGACAACCAGTTTCCGTACTGGGTCTACGGCGGCCAGCAAGAGAGCGGATCCATCGGCACTGCCAGCCGTAGCGACTACGGCGAGATTACCTTTCGCGACTGGCACACCGTGGGCACCGAGGAGTACGGCTACGTCGCGCCCGATCCGCTGAATCCCAACATCATTTATGGTGGCAAGGTCTCGCGTTACGACCAGACCACCACCCAGGTGCAGGACGTTTCGCCCGTCGTGTTGCGCACCGGGAAATATCGTTTCAACCGCACCGCGCCGCTGATTTTTTCTCCGGTCGATAAGCACGCGCTGTTTCTCGGATCGAACGTGCTGTTCAAAACCACCAACGGCGGGCAGAGCTGGCAGATCGTCAGCCCGGATTTGACCCGCGACCATCCCGGCGTGCCGCCCAACCTGGGCAACTACGCGGCCGGCGAGAAGACCGAACATCGCGGTGTGATCTACAGCATCGGGCCGTCGTTCAAGGACGCAAACCTGATCTGGGTGGGCAGCGACGATGGGCTCATCCACGTCACGCGCGACGGCGGCAAGACCTGGCAGAACGTCACGCCGCCCGAGCTTACGCCGTGGAGCAAGGTGGCGCAGATTGAAGCGGGGCACTTCGACACCAACACCTGTTACGCCGCGGTGAACCGCTTCCGTCTCGACGATCTGCATGCCTACATCTACCGCACCCACGACGGCGGCGAGACCTGGCAGAAGATAACGACCGGATTGCCCGATGACGCTTCTGTCAATGCCGTCCGCGAGGACCCGGAGCGCAAGGGGTTGCTCTTCGCCGGGACGGAAACGAATATCTGGGTCTCCTTCGATGACGGGGACCACTGGCAGTCGCTGCAATTGAACCTGCCCGCCACTTCCATGCGCGACCTTGTCGTCCATGGCGACGACATCGTGGTGGGCACGCACGGCCGCTCGTTCTGGATCCTGGATGACATCACTCCGCTACGGCAGATATCGGCGGAGGTTGCCCAGGCCCAGGCCCATCTTTTCCGGCCGCAGGTGGCGTACCGCGTGCGGCGCAGCACCAACACGGACACGCCGCTGCCTCCGGAAGAACCGGCAGGACAGAATCCGCCCGACGGTGCGGTGATCAACTACACGCTCAAAGCGGAGAGCGGTCCGGTGACGCTGGAGATTTTCAACCCTGCCGGCACACTGGTTCGACGCTACACGAGCACCGACAAACCGGAGGAGATCAATCCCAAAGCGCTGAACATTCCCACCTACTGGGTCAGGCTGCCGCGCGTGCTGCTGACTTCGCCGGGCATGCACCGCTGGGCGTGGAACCTGCATTATCCGCCGCCGGCGGTGCTGCGCCGCCAGTATCCGATTTCGGCGATCGCCCAGGATACCCCGCTTTGGCCGCAGGGGCCGCGCGCCCTGCCGGGCGAGTACACCGTCAAACTGACGGTCGGCGGACAGACATTTTCGCAGCCGCTGACGGTGAAGATGGATCCGCGCGTCACCACTCCAGCCAGCGGCCTGCAACAGCAGTTCGAGATGGAGATGAAGATTGCCGACGCGCTGCAGCAGGACTACGACGCCCTCCAGCAGGTGCGCGCGATGAGGCAGCAGTTGAAGGAGTTGGCGTCGCGTGCGCCATCGCTGCCCGGATCGGTTGCAGCCGACATTGCGGCTCTGGAGAAAAACCTCAGCGCGCTGGAAGGGGCCGCCGGCGGATTCGGACGTCGCGCAAGCAGCGAAAGCTTCGCGGCGCTGAACGACAGCCTGGCGACCGTGTACGAAATGGTGGACAGCGCGGACGCGCCGCCGACATCGCAGGCGGCGACAACGCTTCGCGAGTTGCAACAGGCCCTGGCGACGCTGCTGCTGAAATGGACCGAGGTGAAGACGCGCGATGTGCTGGCGCTGAACCAACAATTGCGAGGCGCGAACCTGGGTGAGATTGGCGTGCCTTGA
- a CDS encoding class I SAM-dependent methyltransferase, translating to MQLNVIEKMLLNNPARRMVQRFYEAPPLLRMAGRLDGKRALEIGCGQGFGLEIILGRFGAAKVSGIDLDPQMVARAQKRILLHAGRAEVSVGDVTAIQAPDQSFDAVFDFGVIHHVPAWEDAIREVRRVLKPGGIFVFEEVSKQALDRWVYRALFKHPKENRFTAENFVAALQHYGIPVGGKLVSFFFGDFFAGVGQRKT from the coding sequence ATGCAGCTGAATGTCATCGAAAAGATGTTGCTCAACAACCCCGCTCGCCGGATGGTGCAAAGGTTCTATGAGGCCCCGCCCCTGCTTCGCATGGCAGGTCGTCTGGACGGTAAGCGAGCACTTGAGATTGGCTGTGGCCAAGGCTTCGGACTGGAAATCATTCTCGGGCGGTTCGGCGCGGCCAAGGTGTCTGGTATCGATCTGGACCCCCAAATGGTCGCGCGTGCGCAAAAGCGTATTTTACTCCATGCGGGTCGCGCCGAAGTCTCTGTCGGAGACGTAACCGCTATTCAGGCACCCGACCAGAGCTTCGATGCTGTGTTCGACTTCGGCGTCATCCACCATGTGCCTGCCTGGGAGGACGCGATTCGCGAGGTCCGGCGAGTGTTGAAGCCCGGCGGCATTTTCGTTTTTGAGGAAGTCTCAAAACAAGCGCTCGACAGATGGGTCTACCGAGCGTTGTTCAAGCATCCTAAGGAAAATCGTTTTACAGCGGAAAATTTCGTCGCTGCACTGCAGCACTATGGAATACCAGTAGGCGGGAAGCTGGTCAGTTTCTTTTTTGGCGACTTCTTTGCCGGAGTAGGCCAGCGGAAAACCTAA
- a CDS encoding class I SAM-dependent methyltransferase, with the protein MWQIFLYNWHFYAAALVLDLIAVLFLVRFSPPAAIRLAVMLGSAIASFWAVSSLLVSHYIYDRSRLYQWNWLAAVVKRNPVSWANIHAGLDQTSEALIRLFPAARRRILDIYVSSEMSEPSIERARHHIETAAASEKADPQALPLKDRECDTVFLIFVAHELRRQEARLEFFREVGRALKPSGCVVLVEHLRDWKNFLAYGPGALHFFSRREWLNVGSQAGFKVAYELRITPFVGCFVLAKTPAVKPDPSGSASCS; encoded by the coding sequence GTGTGGCAGATCTTTTTGTACAACTGGCACTTTTACGCCGCAGCGTTGGTTCTTGACTTGATCGCAGTGCTATTCCTGGTGCGATTCTCTCCTCCGGCAGCGATTCGTCTTGCGGTCATGCTAGGTTCCGCCATTGCTTCGTTTTGGGCGGTGTCCTCCTTGCTGGTGTCCCATTACATTTACGATCGCTCACGTTTGTATCAATGGAACTGGTTGGCGGCAGTGGTGAAGCGAAATCCGGTCAGCTGGGCTAATATCCATGCCGGCCTGGATCAGACCAGCGAAGCGCTGATTCGACTGTTCCCGGCCGCGCGGCGCAGAATTCTGGACATCTACGTTTCCTCGGAAATGAGCGAGCCGTCCATTGAACGTGCCCGCCACCACATTGAGACAGCCGCTGCGTCCGAAAAAGCCGATCCGCAGGCTTTGCCCTTAAAAGACCGTGAATGTGACACCGTTTTCCTGATTTTCGTCGCGCACGAATTGCGCAGGCAGGAGGCGAGGCTGGAGTTTTTCCGCGAGGTGGGTCGCGCCCTGAAACCAAGCGGCTGCGTCGTGCTGGTTGAACACCTGCGAGACTGGAAAAACTTTCTGGCGTATGGGCCGGGAGCCCTGCATTTCTTTTCGCGACGGGAGTGGCTCAACGTGGGAAGTCAGGCCGGTTTCAAGGTGGCTTATGAGCTTCGTATCACACCTTTTGTTGGGTGCTTTGTTTTGGCAAAAACCCCAGCAGTTAAACCTGACCCATCCGGAAGTGCATCATGCAGCTGA
- a CDS encoding DUF2071 domain-containing protein, with protein MTALRFLKRHPLPMQAYFEHVLVLTYAFPDTILRPLMPPGLVLDTYENYGFLAIAMVQTRNMRPRFMPRLVGRDFFLTGYRIFTRYRTRSGKLLRGLRILRSDTDSNFMVRWGNRLTHYGYRKADVDYCWNDRLLEIKIHTPSGEADLHVRAHLADEPAPLPQDSPFSNLQVARKFAGPLPFTFDYEEETDSIVRVQGVRQAWDPKTIRVEVLQNTFIEKEPFASAHPILASAFHLANVSYRWRRGVREAVTA; from the coding sequence ATGACTGCGCTTCGGTTTCTAAAAAGGCATCCCCTGCCAATGCAGGCGTATTTCGAGCACGTCTTGGTCCTTACATACGCCTTCCCCGACACGATCTTGCGACCGCTGATGCCGCCAGGCTTGGTTCTGGACACTTACGAAAATTATGGTTTTCTGGCAATAGCCATGGTGCAGACGAGGAACATGCGACCGAGGTTCATGCCAAGGCTAGTCGGCAGAGATTTCTTTTTGACGGGCTACAGAATCTTTACGCGTTACCGAACACGATCAGGAAAGCTACTCCGAGGCTTACGAATTCTACGCAGCGACACAGACAGCAATTTCATGGTACGGTGGGGCAATCGACTCACGCACTACGGATATCGAAAAGCTGATGTGGACTATTGCTGGAACGATCGCCTGCTAGAGATCAAGATTCACACGCCCAGTGGAGAAGCGGACTTGCATGTGCGCGCGCATTTAGCCGACGAACCCGCGCCTCTGCCACAAGACTCCCCGTTCTCGAACCTGCAGGTGGCCCGCAAATTCGCGGGGCCTTTGCCCTTTACCTTCGACTATGAGGAGGAAACCGACTCCATCGTCCGCGTCCAAGGTGTGCGCCAGGCTTGGGACCCAAAGACGATCCGTGTGGAGGTCCTGCAAAATACATTTATCGAAAAGGAACCGTTCGCCAGCGCGCATCCCATTCTGGCCAGTGCTTTCCATCTGGCGAACGTCTCGTACCGGTGGAGACGCGGAGTGCGCGAGGCTGTGACCGCCTAA
- a CDS encoding MBL fold metallo-hydrolase, giving the protein MIDCNQDGRGTGRSMPFSRRSFLAKTSCFGALYAVAKLIPLPALGAVLESDSRVSQTPIVAKDFASVRKVGNGLYATISDPSKGNTTLCNGGFLVGKDGALMIEGFATPVGASFQMDALRLASPVPVKAALDTHYHFDHSMGNSFYGANGIPLWAHAAAAKRIVENYSPLQGADKAAVLGPFEKRVQDAKSETVKAHAQSDLNAITGVFTIANASVLALPNHPLDPVKLPMTIDLGGVSAVLESHAGHSGTDIIVNVPEQNVVYTGDLLFSGWYPVCFDEKATISGWRETLKKFAALDKDTLFVPGHGQICGQEGIAQIREVFDDIAGQAEKMYHAGVPAEEAQHRYVVPEKFKNFPVFAWGFTIGPAITKLYAEWQVK; this is encoded by the coding sequence ATGATCGACTGCAACCAGGATGGCCGCGGAACCGGCCGCTCGATGCCGTTTTCACGACGGAGTTTTCTCGCCAAGACTTCGTGTTTCGGCGCGCTTTATGCCGTGGCCAAGCTGATTCCCTTGCCGGCCCTGGGGGCGGTATTGGAGAGCGATTCGCGGGTGTCCCAAACGCCGATTGTGGCCAAGGATTTTGCGTCGGTGCGCAAGGTGGGGAATGGATTGTACGCAACGATTTCCGACCCCTCGAAGGGCAATACGACGCTGTGCAACGGCGGCTTCCTGGTGGGAAAAGACGGGGCGCTGATGATTGAGGGATTCGCCACGCCGGTGGGCGCGTCGTTTCAAATGGATGCTTTGCGTTTGGCGAGCCCGGTGCCGGTAAAGGCCGCGCTGGACACGCACTATCATTTCGACCATTCGATGGGAAATTCGTTTTATGGAGCGAACGGAATACCGCTCTGGGCGCATGCGGCGGCGGCGAAGCGGATTGTCGAGAATTATTCGCCGCTGCAGGGAGCGGACAAGGCGGCGGTGCTCGGCCCGTTTGAGAAGCGGGTGCAGGACGCCAAGTCGGAGACGGTCAAAGCGCACGCGCAGAGCGACCTGAATGCGATCACCGGAGTCTTCACGATTGCCAACGCCAGCGTTCTGGCGCTGCCCAATCACCCGCTCGATCCGGTAAAGCTGCCGATGACCATCGATCTCGGCGGGGTCTCCGCAGTGCTGGAATCCCACGCCGGGCACTCCGGAACGGACATTATTGTGAACGTGCCGGAACAGAATGTGGTGTACACCGGCGATTTGCTGTTCAGCGGGTGGTATCCGGTCTGCTTTGACGAGAAAGCGACGATTTCAGGCTGGCGCGAAACATTGAAGAAATTTGCCGCGCTCGATAAGGACACGCTGTTTGTGCCGGGACACGGACAGATCTGCGGACAGGAAGGGATCGCGCAAATCCGCGAAGTGTTCGATGACATTGCAGGACAGGCGGAGAAGATGTACCACGCGGGAGTTCCGGCGGAGGAAGCGCAGCACCGATATGTCGTACCCGAAAAATTCAAGAATTTTCCGGTCTTTGCGTGGGGATTCACCATCGGGCCGGCGATTACCAAGCTGTACGCGGAGTGGCAGGTCAAGTAG
- a CDS encoding FKBP-type peptidyl-prolyl cis-trans isomerase, which yields MLKLAIATLSLAFLLASAPAQNSGGPTKVTGKPTKLPDGLEYWDIKEGSGAVAKKGDKVKVHYTGWLTNGKKFDSSVDRNEPFGFTIDAHQVIRGWDEGVAGMKVGGKRQLRIPPELGYGSRGAGGVIPPNATLIFDVELLGISK from the coding sequence ATGCTGAAGCTCGCCATCGCGACACTCTCACTGGCCTTCCTGCTGGCCTCCGCGCCCGCGCAGAATTCCGGCGGGCCCACCAAGGTTACCGGCAAACCGACCAAGCTGCCCGACGGCCTGGAGTATTGGGATATCAAGGAAGGCAGCGGCGCAGTCGCCAAGAAGGGCGATAAGGTCAAAGTCCACTACACCGGCTGGCTGACGAATGGAAAGAAGTTCGATAGCTCGGTGGATCGCAACGAGCCATTTGGGTTCACCATTGACGCCCACCAGGTAATCAGGGGATGGGACGAGGGCGTGGCCGGCATGAAGGTCGGCGGCAAGCGCCAATTGCGCATTCCGCCTGAACTGGGCTACGGGAGCCGCGGCGCCGGTGGGGTCATCCCACCGAACGCGACGCTCATCTTCGATGTGGAGCTTCTCGGAATTAGCAAGTAG
- a CDS encoding DinB family protein, translating into MNPYASFLGDRDALEVVTGTPTRLESLANLLGRERVEYSPAQGKWSAREIICHLADCELVFAFRLRQTLAEDHHVIQPFDQDKWARHYAGHDAHAALAVFSAVRNWNLQLIHQAGPTALSKKNTHPERGEGSFGEIIETMAGHDLNHIKQVEAITKKLAA; encoded by the coding sequence ATGAATCCGTACGCATCATTTTTGGGAGATCGGGACGCGCTGGAGGTAGTAACGGGCACGCCGACGCGCCTGGAAAGTTTGGCCAACCTGCTCGGCCGGGAGCGGGTCGAATATTCGCCGGCGCAGGGGAAGTGGAGCGCGCGCGAAATTATCTGTCATCTGGCGGATTGCGAGTTGGTATTTGCCTTCCGTCTGCGGCAAACGCTGGCGGAGGACCACCACGTCATCCAGCCATTCGATCAGGACAAGTGGGCTCGCCATTATGCAGGGCACGATGCCCACGCGGCATTGGCGGTGTTTTCAGCAGTGCGGAACTGGAACCTGCAACTGATCCATCAGGCGGGCCCGACAGCGCTGTCGAAGAAGAACACGCATCCGGAGCGCGGCGAAGGCAGCTTTGGCGAGATCATCGAAACCATGGCGGGCCACGATCTCAACCACATCAAGCAGGTCGAGGCGATTACCAAGAAGCTGGCAGCGTAA
- a CDS encoding tartrate dehydrogenase: protein MTTRRYMLAVLPADGIGREVIPAGLEVLRAVSEAHAAFAFETQEFDWGSERYLRQGAMMPSDGVRQLERGGFDAILLGPVGDPRVPDHVTLWGLLLPIRQGFDQYINLRPMRLLPGIKTPLAGKEPTDIDMVCVRENAEGEYAGVGGRLHRGTAAEVAIQSSVHTRHGTERVIRFAFEYARANGRKKVTSATKSNAQQYNMVFWDDIFSEVAARYPNVAHEQQLVDSLSARFVSKPESLDVLVASNLFGDILTDLGAAISGSMGIAPSANLNPERKFPSLFQAIHGSAPDIAGRGVANPLGTVWSIQMMLEHLGESEAAKPLMKAIEQFAATATAKTPDLGGRANTREATAALCELIRGQR from the coding sequence ATGACGACACGGCGCTACATGCTTGCGGTGCTGCCCGCGGATGGGATCGGAAGGGAAGTGATACCGGCAGGGTTGGAGGTCTTGCGCGCGGTATCCGAGGCGCACGCGGCCTTTGCTTTCGAGACGCAAGAGTTTGATTGGGGATCGGAGCGCTACCTGCGCCAGGGCGCGATGATGCCGAGCGATGGCGTACGGCAGTTGGAGCGTGGAGGCTTCGACGCCATTCTGCTCGGGCCTGTCGGCGACCCGCGCGTTCCCGACCATGTGACCCTCTGGGGCTTGCTGCTTCCGATCCGCCAGGGTTTCGATCAATACATCAATCTGCGTCCCATGCGCCTGCTGCCGGGGATCAAGACACCGCTCGCGGGCAAGGAACCCACGGACATCGACATGGTGTGCGTGCGGGAGAACGCCGAGGGCGAATACGCGGGAGTTGGTGGGCGCCTGCATCGCGGCACGGCGGCCGAGGTCGCCATCCAAAGCAGCGTGCATACGCGGCACGGCACGGAGCGCGTGATCCGCTTTGCTTTCGAATATGCGCGCGCCAACGGGCGCAAGAAGGTCACCAGCGCCACCAAGTCAAACGCGCAGCAGTACAACATGGTTTTCTGGGACGACATCTTCTCCGAGGTGGCGGCGCGATATCCCAACGTCGCGCACGAACAGCAATTGGTGGACTCTCTGTCGGCGCGCTTCGTCTCCAAACCTGAGAGTCTGGACGTGTTGGTCGCCTCGAATTTGTTTGGCGACATTCTGACCGACCTGGGCGCCGCCATTTCGGGGAGCATGGGCATTGCGCCCAGCGCCAACCTCAACCCCGAGCGCAAATTTCCCAGCCTGTTCCAGGCCATCCACGGCTCGGCGCCGGACATAGCGGGACGGGGTGTTGCCAATCCCCTCGGAACCGTGTGGTCCATCCAGATGATGCTCGAGCACCTCGGAGAGTCTGAGGCGGCAAAGCCGCTGATGAAGGCCATCGAGCAGTTCGCGGCCACCGCGACCGCCAAGACACCGGATCTGGGTGGGCGGGCGAACACGCGCGAGGCAACCGCAGCGCTGTGCGAATTGATTCGCGGCCAGCGCTGA
- a CDS encoding metallopeptidase family protein: MERQRFTRLVEQALDRLPEQFRTRLDNVVVLVEDLPPEPATRQRAPRPRSLRPKTLVLGIFHGVPATRRSVFDLPTGPARIVLYQRNIEAVCSNDDEIREQVLLTIMHEIGHYFGMDEDQLRDV, translated from the coding sequence ATGGAGCGGCAACGGTTTACTCGCCTGGTGGAGCAAGCGCTGGATCGGCTGCCGGAGCAGTTTCGCACCCGCCTGGATAACGTGGTCGTGCTGGTCGAGGACCTCCCGCCGGAACCGGCGACACGGCAACGCGCGCCACGGCCACGCTCCCTGCGCCCGAAAACGCTGGTGCTCGGAATCTTCCATGGCGTGCCGGCAACGCGCCGCAGCGTTTTTGACCTTCCCACCGGGCCGGCGCGCATCGTGCTGTACCAAAGGAATATCGAGGCGGTGTGCTCCAACGACGACGAAATCCGTGAGCAGGTGCTTCTGACCATAATGCACGAAATCGGCCACTACTTCGGCATGGACGAAGACCAACTGCGCGATGTCTGA
- a CDS encoding universal stress protein yields MEFAPKTMLCLLDLSPASASVLQWTGLFAEKFGAETHILHAMWPPVPREVSEAEGEQLQGEYEERRVELGRSIRAQAESVLGNRIRYQVAVGVGHPVKVVLDFIGQLHPDLIVLGSHGHDGMARSLLGSVAENVVRESAFPTLVVKGADLVLGPGALKTLLCPVDLTNLATQCLEASLDLARVFGARIDVLRVLPEGTADAENELNMLRQWVGEVVRPSSPVSETLRIGETAEQIIIFARQRAADLVVVGAERRKFLEFTVMGRTTERVVRHGPCSVLLLRLDSRSN; encoded by the coding sequence GTGGAATTCGCTCCCAAGACGATGTTGTGCCTCCTGGACCTGAGCCCGGCCTCGGCCAGTGTGCTGCAGTGGACGGGATTGTTCGCCGAGAAGTTTGGCGCCGAAACTCACATTCTGCATGCCATGTGGCCTCCGGTTCCGCGCGAGGTCTCCGAGGCGGAAGGCGAACAACTGCAGGGGGAATATGAGGAGCGCCGAGTCGAGCTTGGCCGCTCGATTCGCGCGCAGGCCGAAAGCGTGCTCGGCAACCGGATTCGCTACCAGGTCGCCGTCGGCGTCGGACACCCGGTGAAGGTCGTACTCGACTTCATCGGGCAACTGCATCCCGACCTGATCGTGCTCGGCAGTCACGGGCACGACGGTATGGCCCGCTCCTTGCTTGGTTCGGTGGCGGAAAACGTGGTTCGCGAATCGGCGTTCCCTACGCTCGTCGTGAAGGGCGCGGACCTAGTCTTGGGCCCGGGCGCCCTGAAGACGTTGTTGTGCCCGGTGGACCTCACGAACCTGGCGACACAATGCCTGGAGGCGTCGCTGGACCTGGCACGCGTGTTCGGCGCGAGGATCGATGTGCTGCGCGTGCTGCCGGAAGGCACAGCCGATGCCGAAAACGAGCTCAACATGTTGCGCCAGTGGGTCGGGGAAGTTGTCCGGCCGAGCTCTCCGGTTTCGGAGACGCTGCGCATCGGCGAGACCGCCGAGCAGATCATCATCTTCGCCCGCCAGCGCGCCGCCGACCTCGTCGTGGTGGGAGCGGAGCGCCGCAAATTTCTTGAGTTCACCGTGATGGGCCGTACGACAGAGCGCGTCGTCCGCCACGGGCCGTGCTCGGTGTTGCTCTTGCGGCTCGATTCGCGCAGCAATTAG